A single window of Nicotiana sylvestris chromosome 3, ASM39365v2, whole genome shotgun sequence DNA harbors:
- the LOC104225446 gene encoding uncharacterized protein isoform X1 yields MENFDHRFQRTDQWMPVYSWLESLDTDEVIKSKEIIDWLTANPDVREQLNSRHSRYHLMHYIKKCHMKILKRKEKKKGPEFTNNMSLSEAQESEKVKKFAPPQIADNNLSTLPKDSELYKAKQTEARQKYEILVELEKQLLMHLPKPENIGSLREN; encoded by the exons GAAAATTTTGATCATCGATTTCAACGAACTGATCAGTGGATGCCTGTTTATTCCTGGTTAGAGTCTCTAGACACGGATGAGGTGATTAAATCAAAGGAAATTATAGACTGGCTTACTGCAAATCCTGATGTGAGAGAACAATTAAATTCAAGGCATTCCCGTTACCATTTGATGCATTACATTAAGAAATGCCATATGAAAATTCTAAagaggaaggagaagaagaag GGACCAGAATTCACCAACAACATGTCTTTGTCAGAAGCTCAGGAAAGTGAAAAAGTGAAGAAATTTGCTCCTCCACAAATTGCAG ACAACAATTTGAGCACCCTGCCAAAGGACAGTGAACTCTACAAAGCAAAGCAAACAGAAGCTCGGCAAAAATATGAGAT TCTAGTAGAGTTGGAGAAACAGCTTTTGATGCACTTGCCAAAGCCTGAAAACATAGGCAGTTTGAGAGAAAACTGA
- the LOC104225446 gene encoding uncharacterized protein isoform X2: MENFDHRFQRTDQWMPVYSWLESLDTDEVIKSKEIIDWLTANPDGPEFTNNMSLSEAQESEKVKKFAPPQIADNNLSTLPKDSELYKAKQTEARQKYEILVELEKQLLMHLPKPENIGSLREN, from the exons GAAAATTTTGATCATCGATTTCAACGAACTGATCAGTGGATGCCTGTTTATTCCTGGTTAGAGTCTCTAGACACGGATGAGGTGATTAAATCAAAGGAAATTATAGACTGGCTTACTGCAAATCCTGAT GGACCAGAATTCACCAACAACATGTCTTTGTCAGAAGCTCAGGAAAGTGAAAAAGTGAAGAAATTTGCTCCTCCACAAATTGCAG ACAACAATTTGAGCACCCTGCCAAAGGACAGTGAACTCTACAAAGCAAAGCAAACAGAAGCTCGGCAAAAATATGAGAT TCTAGTAGAGTTGGAGAAACAGCTTTTGATGCACTTGCCAAAGCCTGAAAACATAGGCAGTTTGAGAGAAAACTGA